The sequence CTTTACAGAACCCCTTTGAAAATGAGGTGTCTATAAACAAATTTGAAAAGTTCTCTTCTCCATCTCTCCACCCTTTCTCACCCTACCTCCTTCCCCCTCTCCACCTCCCTCTGCCCCCTtaccactccctctccctctcccccttaccactccatctcccccttacctctcactccctcccccctAATTTTAaccctccccttctccctctccatctccccaTGTTGTGCgttctctctttgtctctctctttctctgcgtTCTGCCCCGCTCTTTGCACAGTAAGACCCGTCTGAAATCGGGATGGAGAAGACTGTGAAGGACCACATAATAGACACCTTAGACGCCCTAGACGAAGATGGGCTGAAAAGGTTCAAGGACGAGCTGGGCGAAACAACGATCCAGGGGCGCAAAATCCCCAGCCGGAAGCTTAAGAAAGCAGGAATCGTTGAAGTAGCTGGTTTGTTAATCAGTACCTTCACCAAAACGCACCCCGCTGAGGTCACAATATCCATTTTAAATGCCATTAATGAGGTCGACCTGGCCGAAGAGTTGCAAGGAAAGACTAGTGcaggtaagattattattattattattattattattattattattaatagtagtagtagtataaggCAGCcaaaaactacattatttggaaACAAgaattttgagagagagagagagagagagagagagagagagagagagagagagagagagagagagagagagagagactacaaAACTCTTGGGAACATGTAAATGCATTTGATTTGCATATTTCTGACAGACACAATCAAGTCATTTTATAATGTGGGTGAGCTCAAATTTAGTTCAGTATTTCTAAACTAAACACTATTGGTAGTTTATTAGTCCTCTTGGGGGGGTGCAGCTCCAACACCATTTCCTTTCAAACTAAAAATTCTGAAATTcagcattttgattttttttaaaaaccgccctccccctccccctcccccaggtcGAAATGGAGCATTTCAGGGCTGTCCTGGAAAaacttgattattatttatttcttagcagacacccttatccagggtgacttacaattattacaagatatcacattatttttacatgcaattacattattttttacacattatttttacatacaattacccattaataacattaataacagtagtacagtattttgtgttagattttcaaaatgtcactttatCAGTgttaagtatattattattatttatttcttagcagacacccttatccagggtgacttacaattattacaagatatcacattatttttacatacaattacctatttatacagttgggtttttactggagcaatctaggtaaagtaccttgctcaagggtacagcagcagtgtcctctacctgggattgaacccacgaccctccggtcaagagtccagatccctgaccactactccacactgctgcccatgcctCTAGCCTTGCCAAACATCAAAACGTAAAATAAACCCCTGCATCCTGGCTGTGCTTATTTGTAGCTGGCTATCTATTTCCAGCCCCTCCCTCTAAGAACATCTAAGTGAGTTTGTATTTTAACCCCTCCTGCGATACTCTTCCAATAATAGCGTGCAGTCTTAGCATTTTACTGTGCTTATCAAGATTACTCCAACTCCTTTTTCTTCACAGATCTCCCAACAAGAACTCCTACTCCCCCTCCTACCTGTAAGTACGCAGTTTTAAATACTTCTGGTTACAGTACATTGCATACAGTTTAATGTGCAATTAAATAACACAAGTCCGAGCAGTTAAACAGTAGTGTCCCGTTTAATCCTTTTAACCCCATCCGGTCCTTTTCAAACAGTGCAGTGCCCTGTAGACTGTGATGAAACGGCAATGTTAGCTTTCATGGTTTTAGTGAGGGTAGGGGTTAACAACTCCCTCACAAGGGCTACGTtactgttaacttgctgagcacccTGCTATAGTttagtactttaaaaaaataaatgtgaatgcAATAGAAAAACTGGaggatttaacaattttactgtttacGACCGGGACAAAAtatgaaggctgaaaactgggtCTGGTTGCCCTATATGCACATAtagagtacaaaaaaaaaaaaaaaattcataaatCTCTTTCATAACAGCCTTTCATCAACTGAAATACCacagcagtgaaaaaaaaaactgaggtgGATATAaatagttaattttttttaacgttcccaatttctattattattattattattattattattattattattattattattattttgcatgaaTTTATATTAAATCGCAGTAGGAGGTTTGCATTTTTAACCTTTGTTGCTTTATTTTCATTCAATGTATCCACAGCGCCACCTCCAGCCTCTCGTAAGGTAAAGTATCTTCTTAGGGAAGCATGCTGAAATACCAGAAATATTCTTCCTAAAGGACAGTCTTTTTGTAACCGTTTTCATCATAAAGGCATGGCAGTGTTTCAGTTGCTGTGCTTAATCTGTGTTCAAATAACTGTGCCAGATAAATACATTCAGAACGACTGGGTGTTGGGCATTTCAGATcagatgtaaaactgaggtcctattgtaagtgactctgcagcagcagttgttgatgcatagctcaccccctagTCGCTGTAAGTTGATTTGgataagtgtctgctaaatggcattattattattattattattattattattattattattattattattattattattattattattattattatatgcataATATTTTGCATGCATTTGAAGGTGTCTGTCTTTTTTCAGTTATACCAAggtatttttttcagaacacaaTCATCCTACTCAGCAAAATGCTACGATTCTAAAAGTTTTGAATCTTTTAGAAGTGTAAAGTGACAACAGATATTTCCAGCATCCTATTTTGAGGACAATCATGCTCAGTTAGACGTGCTCCCATAATCAGACCAGTGAAATTTCTGGTTAAGAAGCGCAACACATAGAAAATTGagctttataagaacataagggtgtcagcttcaacagcgtTACCaggtagttggttccagactcccacaattctctattttctgttttaaatagccCTGTACCTAAtttctatttgtgacccctggttcttgtttcatttttcaggtcaaaaaaggtcagcattgtctacaccttttaaAATTGTGAATACCTGAATCAGATCCCTGCgtagtctcctttgttcaagacCAAACAGATTTAGTTCCTTTAGCCTGTTTTCGTATGACATGCTTTTCagaccaggaataattctggtcgctcttctttgcactctttctagagcagcgatGTCCCCTTTGTAACGGGgcgaccaaaactgaacacagtattattctagttgaggtcttactaatgcattgtatagtgttaacattacttccctcgatTTAAATGATCATCACTGTGGGTAGGAAAACACCAACAAATTGATCATTTTTAGACTTCAgtctcttattttatattgaggcaacagttacatttagacttgaattaacaaaattagagtaaggtATGATAATATAGTGAAACAGAAAATTTAAATAACCGGTAGATTCCAGTTAAAAATACACACCCATAATTACAAAGTAGCTTATCCTCAAAAAGACAaaggcacttaatgggttaaagaaGGCAAGGGGTCGGAGTGGGGTGGTGAAAGGGGGCAATACAATAATGACATGCTTCGTAACTATCTCTTTTTGAAagtgatgcatttaaaaaaataaaaaagtgctatAAATGCTAACTATGGGACTGTACATAATATTCCAGATGACTTTGAAGGAGCTTCTTGAAGAACCTGCTGGACCATCCCGAATACCAATAGAACTAAAGGTTATGAAAATAGAGCCACCAATCACCTTCACAAATCAGGTAACAAGTAACTAGTCAAACGAAACATTCTGAAGACAATGTCACCACATTCTGAAACTTTGTCCCTTTGCAATAACTTGAAAAGTTGCCAGATACAGAGGTCGCGTTAATGCAAATTTTTGCGTCCTAGACCTTTggatggaaaaatattttgtcttgtgtTCCTGGAACGCACAGAATGGGAAAGGGATGCAGACATGCTTATtcgtggtaatctattacactgcagcaaaatgaccctaaaatacttgcttgtttaaaaaaaattctggaaTATAAGAGTCAGGAATTAGGAACCCTTTACCTGTGTCCAGGAGCCCAGGGGACCCATTCTCATGGTGCACGCCCCAGGCAGGGAAGGGGAGGGGACTGGAGTGTGTCAGAGAGACAGCAAGGATGACCGCAGACACACAGAGCCCCAGACACCTAGGGCCTCATTCCCGAAGCGTTTACCGTACCCAAAGCATGATTACCGAGCGCAGTTCAGTCCCCGTCCTATTTACTGTTCCCATTTCCGTGAGGAAAACAAGGATTTTGCAAAAGCAAAACGAAAggtgtagaatttttttttgcaacaaatgTATTGAGTTAATACTGAACATCATTAAGGCCCTGCCATAAAATAAGACATACAATGAACGgcttttcattttcttatttcataaaaataccAATTTGAAATGGCAGATATTTAAGGTCCTGTACGGCCATGACGTGTTAAGCCCATCATACACTGGATGATTTTGTCGCCGGCAATTTATAGCACCGACAAAATCGCTCAGTGTATGGTGAAAAATCGTCAGCTGCCGACGACAAGCAAGAAGTTGTCTACAAATAGAGCTGCCCTCTCATCAAAGagagctgccctctaatcaaagagagctgccctctaatcaaAGAGAGCTGCCCTCTCATCAAAGAGAGCTACCCTCTCATCAAATAGAGCTACCCTCTAATCAAAGAGAGCTGCCCTCTCATCAAAGAGAGCTACCCTCTCATCAAATAGAGCTACCCTCTCATCAAAGAGAGCTACCCTCTAATCAAAGAGAGCTGCCCTCTCATCAAATAGAGCTACtctctaatcaaatagagctaccCTCTCATCAAAGAGAGCTACCCTCTAATCAAAGagagctgccctctaatcaaAGAGAGCTACCATCTCATCAGAGTTGCCCTCTCATCAAATAGAGTTGCCCTCTCATCAAAGAGTGCTACCCTCTCATCAAAGagagctgccctctaatcaaatagagctgccctCTCATCAATGAGAGCTAccctctaatcaaatagagctgccctCTCATCAAATAGAGCTACTCTCTAATCAAAGAGAGCTGCCCTCTCATCAGAGTTGCCCTCTCATCAAATAGAGTTGCCCTCTCATCAAAGAGTGCTACCCTCTCATCAAAGagagctgccctctaatcaaatagagctgcccactaatcaaatagagctgccctCTCATCAAAGAGAGCTGCCCTCTCATCAAAGAGAGCTGCCCTATAATCAAAGAGAGCTGCCCTCTAATCACATAGAGCTGCCCTCTCATCAATGAGAGCTAccctctaatcaaatagagctgccctCTCATCAAATAGAGCTACTCTCTAATCAAAGagagctgccctctaatcaaatagagctgcccgctaatcaaatagagctgccctCATAAAAGAGAGCTGCCCTCTCATCAAAGAGAGCTACCCTCTCATCAAAGAGAGCTGCCCTCTCATCAAAGAGAGCTACCCTCTCATCAAAGAGAGCTGCCCTCTCATCAAATAGAGCTAccctctaatcaaatagagctgccctCTCATCAAAGAGAGCTGCCCTCTCATCAAAGAGAGCTGCCCTCTCATCAAATAGAGCTACtctctaatcaaatagagctaccCTCTCATCAAAGAGAGCTACCCTCTAATCAAAGagagctgccctctaatcaaAGAGAGCTGCCCT is a genomic window of Acipenser ruthenus chromosome 34, fAciRut3.2 maternal haplotype, whole genome shotgun sequence containing:
- the LOC131705069 gene encoding caspase a-like isoform X2 gives rise to the protein MEKTVKDHIIDTLDALDEDGLKRFKDELGETTIQGRKIPSRKLKKAGIVEVAGLLISTFTKTHPAEVTISILNAINEVDLAEELQGKTSADLPTRTPTPPPTSPPPASRKMTLKELLEEPAGPSRIPIELKVMKIEPPITFTNQKNETKQVVVITFADPTDIIQGRLDDMAKIKELEEEKCILLRGYIIAKDTKHQITTLVLTKRTKFSTTASFDVSSEVLERMQPVPLIKANTRRAKKPITIEGKITSVKEDPEKKKSRSKVTGTATATASGSNTC